The following coding sequences are from one Augochlora pura isolate Apur16 chromosome 6, APUR_v2.2.1, whole genome shotgun sequence window:
- the LOC144471814 gene encoding stromal cell-derived factor 2: MKNYLINVSFAILTIIALWTSSVRGKGTQYVTCGSALKLLNVDYKVTLHTHDIKYASGSGQQSVTGLSTKENGNSYWLIKGATNTHCTRGEPVKCGDIIRLEHTDTKKNLHSHRVSSPLSGKLEISAYGDTKGEGDNGDNWLVICDNESSRRDENELWRRDSRIMLKHVDTTAYLTVSGRVYGHPISGQSEVVGEITATGSRFQWMSAEGVFVHPHNFEALHSAHTEL, translated from the exons atgaaaaattatttaataaatgtttcatttgcAATTTTGACAATAATTGCATTATGGACAAGCTCCGTTAGAG gtAAGGGAACACAGTATGTGACTTGCGGTTCtgcgttaaaattattgaatgtaGATTACAAAGTTACATTACACACTcatgatattaaatatgcaAGTGGCAGTGGTCAACAGTCAGTAACAGGTTTGTCAACAAAGGAAAATGGAAACTCTTACTGGCTTATTAAAGGCGCAACGAATACACACTGTACCAGGGG cgAGCCTGTCAAATGTGGAGACATCATAAGATTGGAGCATACAGACACGAAAAAGAATCTTCATTCACATCGTGTTAGCTCGCCTCTTAGTGGTAAACTAGAAATATCTGCTTATGGAGATACCAAAGGAGAAGGGGATAATGGAGACAATTGGCTTGTAATATGTGACAATGAATCGTCGAGAAGagatgaaaatgaattatgGAGAAGGGATTCGCGTATTATGTTAAAACATGTTGACACAACTGC ATATTTAACAGTGAGTGGAAGAGTTTATGGTCATCCAATTAGTGGACAAAGCGAAGTAGTGGGTGAAATTACTGCTACTGGTTCTCGTTTTCAATGGATGTCAGCAGAAGGTGTATTTGTTCATCCTCATAACTTTGAGGCTTTACATTCAGCGCatacagaattataa
- the Csn6 gene encoding COP9 signalosome subunit 6 isoform X1 — MTSRISIFILFLVTATLFSKYKSKHYLNGMEVDENNAAGPSETPMEVDDDNAEKISTTSTNPSSGVKVMASSGTVGSVSISLHPLVIMNVSEHWTRLRAQEGTDQLVYGALIGKQKGRNIEIMNSFELMFTCIGDDVIIDRDYYNTKEEQFKQVFSEMDFLGWYTTGDMPNERDIRVHRQLCEINESPVLLKLDPRPNNTDQLSVSMYESVIDLVNGEATMLFVPLTYTLATEEAERIGVDHVARMCSNDQAESSLVAEHLAAQHSAIKMLNSRVKLVLKYVEAVESGEIEGNHEVLRAACSLGHRLPVLNNPKFKADFYNQCNDFGLMTYLGIITKGCNNINQFVNKFNILYDRQGVGRRLRCHFL; from the exons ATGACGTCACGCATCTCGATTTTCATCTTGTTTCTGGTAACGGCAACACTGTTTTCAA aatacaagagtaaacattatttaaacggTATGGAAGTTGACGAAAACAATGCAGCAGGTCCATCAGAGACACCAATGGAAGTTGATGATGACAATGCTGAAAAAATTTCTACCACCTCGACAAATCCTTCTAGTGGCGTCAAAGTAATGGCATCTTCTGGTACTGTTGGATCTGTATCAATTAGTTTGCATCCTTTGGTTATAATGAATGTTAGTGAACATTGGACTAGACTTCGTGCTCAAGAAGGAACAGATCAATTGG TATATGGAGCATTGATTGGTAAACAGAAGGGacgtaatatagaaattatgaaTTCCTTTGAACTTATGTTCACATGCATTGGGGATGATGTTATAATCGACagagattattataataccaaAGAAGAGCAATTTAAGCAAGTGTTTAGCGAAATGGATTTTTTGGGGTGGTACACAACAGGAGATATGCCTAATGAAAGGGATATTAGAGTACACAGACAGCTTTGCGAAATCAATGAAAGTCCTGTGTTATTAAAACTTGATCCCAGACCAAATAACACAGAC CAATTGTCCGTATCTATGTATGAGTCTGTAATTGATTTGGTAAATGGAGAAGCTACCATGTTATTTGTTCCATTAACTTATACGCTGGCAACAGAAGAGGCAGAAAGAATCGGTGTCGATCATGTAGCAAGAATGTGCAGTAATGATCAAGCTGAAAGCTCATTAG TTGCGGAGCATCTAGCTGCACAGCATAGTGCTATAAAGATGCTAAATTCGCGGGTGAAATTGGTATTAAAATACGTAGAGGCAGTAGAGAGTGGTGAAATAGAAGGAAATCACGAAGTGCTTAGAGCCGCTTGTTCTTTGGGACATCGATTACCAGTTTTAAATAATCCAAAATTCAAAGCTGATTTCTATAAT CAATGCAACGATTTTGGTTTGATGACTTATCTTGGCATCATAACGAAAGgttgcaacaatattaatcaatttgttaataaattcaatattttgtacgATAGACAAGGAGTAGGCCGTCGTCTACGATGTCACTTTCTGTGA
- the LOC144471813 gene encoding uncharacterized protein LOC144471813, which produces MKKVPQVIAKSCPFITLFYSLIVVIITTYINGRITPVFIFLCIQAYLNWYSVYIIGRKTTIMEVTTMGRKSMYNKVANNREYKWYCEKCIKYTCKPTQHCIFCRKCFHFRDHHCFFLGACILRQNIGNFILFCFYASLTCIYSLCTLGPYLYENINRVIRSDTDSFNIFLNFCFPVALVKLLYSRQNSYILLVTMFDILVTVSCICLVYATWKLHSCTTGKQGYSSTLGKQNLNEIFGNYGLSNIIFPYNGLIGTRDLNGKYQLKQV; this is translated from the coding sequence ATGAAAAAAGTTCCCcaagttattgcaaaatcttgcCCATTTATTACTCTGTTTTATAGCttaattgttgttattataacCACATACATTAACGGACGAATTACTCCAgtctttatatttctttgcATTCAAGCATATTTGAATTGGTACTCAGTGTATATTATTGGTCGCAAAACAACAATTATGGAAGTTACAACAATGGGAAGGAAATCAATGTATAACAAAGTAGCAAATAACAGGGAATATAAATGGTACTGTGAAAAATGCATCAAATATACATGCAAACCAACACAACACTGCATTTTCtgtagaaaatgttttcaCTTTCGAGATCATCATTGTTTTTTCTTAGGTGCTTGCATACTACGacaaaatattggaaattttatcttattttgtttttatgcATCCTTAACATGCATATACTCATTGTGCACATTGGGACCatatttgtatgaaaatatcAATCGTGTAATAAGATCAGATACagattcttttaatatattcttaaacttttgttttCCTGTTGCCttggttaaattattatattccagACAAAACAGTTACATATTACTTGTAACAATGTTTGATATATTAGTTACTGTTTCATGTATTTGCTTAGTGTATGCAACATGGAAATTACATAGTTGCACAACTGGTAAACAAGGGTATTCTAGCACATTGGGAAAACAAAAcctaaatgaaatttttggtaattatggtctttcaaatattattttcccaTACAATGGTCTCATAGGAACTAGAGATCTGAATGGAAAATATCAACTCAAACAAGTATAA
- the LOC144471154 gene encoding uncharacterized protein LOC144471154 isoform X2 has translation MLLKRREEQCLLKSISLDPEEDSQDPELFSELATFLNKDLDSAEREHVLTKTIPRMVDRAKALRSCKPPHGLHFSLQQQGDCIEYSYGFVSSLIANAFFSTYPKRTTKTHPTLRDFNFTNFFKHLRNNGQKAKLKSIFHYYDYLEKENALDGKLVISRQVMSSKQWLTIEDWLESNVPLCPLMIRHEGRLERVEPETKVLRVCFASTKFGGGVLDGDVTQETVHIATHPEMLAAILSVEALEDNEALIVEGVRHMSRINDPRNKATFEALAKPNVVTVCCIDPEDYSALPLAQFEEDNVLREMNKSLLGFRQRYVPSSPTDPIGRSEMDPDGALSSRRLSPIGESFSSTPPETDADDKAVSSSGNPLNHESIKQEKSVSAERNKYDDSATESHGRPNGKSVRSSSPQKSGKETSCTTRRNRFIVLGSSGEVLPVTRKSLGQMSVYSSCNSQSTDSFHSAKDVIEEDPEEEEQRLSKRYSSQLDTPERRGTFAQRLRDALKRESTATGGAASSNTSSGESSYAVGISVSGSHVYDQDIKVKRGGSRGFVLRDETVDEEFLKESLEAEQKWLGRFRQNQSTLQRRDTSASSRYSFSTEYNSDFCSELEEVYEQLAKWLEDPIAADESRELDARDRAVVRFAGSLLKRALSESFAGVPVQEGEPQPLIDSVDVNQRHKLALAVRSLSLELARQKNRRQQSVSESEDVENYEDALSNRTMSKEVKDIQRKKLRTVTFTSEVFQTLVDDKTTVYLSNPVSLSTSGPIKDKLAQEFESHVTLDIPRDSSPQSGGLLSVVTGNWGCGSRLKGDPQLKLVVQWLAASLAGVPKLIYYTAGNPRLSKRMILQLDTVSRVLMDRHWSVGDLAAATLRFSLQIMEERMEGRNTLFEEIIGMDKPSP, from the exons ATGCTGTTGAAAAGACGCGAGGAACAGTGCTTGCTGAAAAG TATAAGCCTCGATCCCGAGGAAGATTCACAAGATCCGGAGCTGTTTTCCGAACTGGCCACGTTCCTCAACAAGGATCTCGACTCGGCGGAACGGGAACACGTGCTCACGAAAACGATACCTCGAATGGTGGATCGAGCTAAAGCGTTGAGATCTTGCAAACCCCCGCATGGCTTGCATTTTAGTCTCCAGCAACAAG GTGACTGCATCGAGTACAGCTACGGCTTCGTCTCCTCTTTGATCGCGAACGCCTTCTTCTCTACATACCCGAAAAGAACCACAAAAACGCATCCGACTTTGCGCGACTTCAACTTCACCAACTTTTTTAAGCACCTTCGAAA TAACGGACAGAAAGCGAAACTGAAaagtatatttcattattacgaTTATCTCGAAAAGGAGAATGCTTTAGACGGTAAATTGGTGATCTCCAGGCAG GTGATGTCGTCCAAGCAATGGCTGACCATCGAAGATTGGCTGGAGAGTAACGTACCCCTCTGTCCTCTGATGATAAGGCACGAGGGACGATTGGAGAGGGTGGAACCGGAAACGAAAGTATTGCGCGTTTGCTTCGCGAGCACGAAGTTTGGCGGCGGCGTGCTTGACGGTGATGTTACGCAAGAAACTGTACAT ATAGCGACTCATCCGGAGATGCTCGCTGCGATACTGTCGGTCGAGGCCCTAGAAGACAATGAGGCACTGATAGTCGAGGGTGTCAGACACATGTCTCGAATAAATGATCCTCGCAATAAAGCTACGTTCGAAGCTCTGGCGAAACCTAATGTC GTAACGGTTTGCTGCATCGACCCGGAGGATTACTCGGCGTTGCCCTTGGCGCAATTCGAAGAGGACAACGTGTTGCGAGAAATGAACAAATCTTTGCTCGGATTTCGTCAAAGATATGTGCCGAGTAGCCCAACGGATCCCATCGGAAGATCGGAAATGGATCCGGACGGTGCTCTGAGTTCTCGCAGGTTGTCTCCCATCGGGGAAAGCTTCAGCAGCACTCCGCCGGAAACGGATGCCGACGACAAGGCGGTGTCGTCGTCAGGGAATCCATTAAATCACGAATCCATTAAACAAG AGAAATCCGTGTCGGCTGAACGGAATAAATACGACGATAGTGCAACGGAATCGCACGGAAGGCCAAACGGAAAATCCGTAAGATCGTCGAGCCCTCAAAAGTCGGGCAAAGAAACTAGCTGCACGACCAGAAGGAATCGATTCATAGTTCTTGGCTCGAGTGGCGAAGTTTTGCCGGTTACAAGGAAGTCGCTCGGTCAAATGTCGGTTTACAGCAGTTGCAACAGTCAGAGCACGGACAGCTTTCATAGTGCGAAAGACGTGATAGAGGAAGACCCTG AAGAGGAAGAACAAAGGTTGAGCAAGCGATACAGCAGCCAGTTGGACACACCGGAAAGGAGAGGTACGTTTGCTCAGCGTTTGAGAGACGCTTTGAAACGCGAGAGCACAGCCACCGGTGGTGCAGCCTCCTCGAATACATCCTCCGGAGAGAGTAGCTACGCCGTAGGAATAAGCGTGTCCGGAAGTCACGTTTACGACCAGGATATCAA GGTAAAACGAGGTGGCTCGAGAGGTTTCGTTCTCAGAGACGAAACTGTGGATGAAGAGTTTCTGAAGGAATCACTGGAAGCGGAACAAAAGTGGCTAGGCAGATTCCGACAGAATCAATCGACACTTCAACGGAGAGATACGAGTGCTAGTAGTAGATACAGTTTCAGTACCGAATACAATTCTG ATTTTTGTTCGGAGCTCGAGGAAGTATACGAGCAACTAGCAAAATGGTTAGAAGATCCCATAGCGGCGGACGAATCGCGTGAATTAGACGCGAGGGACAGGGCGGTAGTTAGATTCGCGGGCTCGTTGTTAAAGAGAGCTCTCAGCGAATCGTTTGCTGGCGTCCCGGTACAGGAGGGTGAACCTCAACCCCTCATTGATTCAGTCGACGTAAATCAGAGGCACAAGTTAGCTTTGGCAGTGCGAAGTTTGAGTTTAGAGCTAGCCCGTCAAAAAAATAGGAGACAGCAATCA GTCTCAGAATCGGAAGACGTAGAGAATTACGAAGATGCTTTAAGTAATCGTACGATGTCGAAAGAGGTAAAGGATATCCAACGTAAAAAACTTAGAACGGTAACGTTCACGTCCGAAGTTTTTCAAACATTGGTCGATGACAAGACTACCGTATATCTGTCTAATCCTGTTTCTTTAAGTACATCTGGACCCATAAAGGATAAACTAGCGCAAGAATTCGAATCGCATGTTACACTTGAC atacCAAGAGACAGTAGTCCGCAATCCGGCGGATTGTTATCTGTCGTGACTGGAAACTGGGGATGCGGATCTCGATTAAAAGGGGACCCCCAGTTGAAGCTTGTTGTTCAATGGCTCGCCGCTTCTTTAGCGGGCGTGCCGAAATTGATTTACTACACTGCGGGAAATCCAAGACTATCGAAG AGAATGATTCTTCAGTTAGATACCGTGAGCAGGGTCCTGATGGATAGGCATTGGTCGGTTGGCGATTTAGCTGCTGCTACCTTGAGATTTTCCTTGCAAATCATGGAGGAAAGAATGGAGGGAAGGAACACATTGTTCGAGGAGATAATCGGTATGGACAAACCGAGTCCTTAG
- the Csn6 gene encoding COP9 signalosome subunit 6 isoform X2 yields the protein MVCLVPDFAHIEYKSKHYLNGMEVDENNAAGPSETPMEVDDDNAEKISTTSTNPSSGVKVMASSGTVGSVSISLHPLVIMNVSEHWTRLRAQEGTDQLVYGALIGKQKGRNIEIMNSFELMFTCIGDDVIIDRDYYNTKEEQFKQVFSEMDFLGWYTTGDMPNERDIRVHRQLCEINESPVLLKLDPRPNNTDQLSVSMYESVIDLVNGEATMLFVPLTYTLATEEAERIGVDHVARMCSNDQAESSLVAEHLAAQHSAIKMLNSRVKLVLKYVEAVESGEIEGNHEVLRAACSLGHRLPVLNNPKFKADFYNQCNDFGLMTYLGIITKGCNNINQFVNKFNILYDRQGVGRRLRCHFL from the exons ATGGTTTGCCTTGTTCCAGATTTTGCACACATAG aatacaagagtaaacattatttaaacggTATGGAAGTTGACGAAAACAATGCAGCAGGTCCATCAGAGACACCAATGGAAGTTGATGATGACAATGCTGAAAAAATTTCTACCACCTCGACAAATCCTTCTAGTGGCGTCAAAGTAATGGCATCTTCTGGTACTGTTGGATCTGTATCAATTAGTTTGCATCCTTTGGTTATAATGAATGTTAGTGAACATTGGACTAGACTTCGTGCTCAAGAAGGAACAGATCAATTGG TATATGGAGCATTGATTGGTAAACAGAAGGGacgtaatatagaaattatgaaTTCCTTTGAACTTATGTTCACATGCATTGGGGATGATGTTATAATCGACagagattattataataccaaAGAAGAGCAATTTAAGCAAGTGTTTAGCGAAATGGATTTTTTGGGGTGGTACACAACAGGAGATATGCCTAATGAAAGGGATATTAGAGTACACAGACAGCTTTGCGAAATCAATGAAAGTCCTGTGTTATTAAAACTTGATCCCAGACCAAATAACACAGAC CAATTGTCCGTATCTATGTATGAGTCTGTAATTGATTTGGTAAATGGAGAAGCTACCATGTTATTTGTTCCATTAACTTATACGCTGGCAACAGAAGAGGCAGAAAGAATCGGTGTCGATCATGTAGCAAGAATGTGCAGTAATGATCAAGCTGAAAGCTCATTAG TTGCGGAGCATCTAGCTGCACAGCATAGTGCTATAAAGATGCTAAATTCGCGGGTGAAATTGGTATTAAAATACGTAGAGGCAGTAGAGAGTGGTGAAATAGAAGGAAATCACGAAGTGCTTAGAGCCGCTTGTTCTTTGGGACATCGATTACCAGTTTTAAATAATCCAAAATTCAAAGCTGATTTCTATAAT CAATGCAACGATTTTGGTTTGATGACTTATCTTGGCATCATAACGAAAGgttgcaacaatattaatcaatttgttaataaattcaatattttgtacgATAGACAAGGAGTAGGCCGTCGTCTACGATGTCACTTTCTGTGA
- the LOC144471154 gene encoding uncharacterized protein LOC144471154 isoform X1 yields the protein MALVMLPCDLPWWPAVVKQLDRAAAARNSENLIEAMQRLHDMCNISLDPEEDSQDPELFSELATFLNKDLDSAEREHVLTKTIPRMVDRAKALRSCKPPHGLHFSLQQQGDCIEYSYGFVSSLIANAFFSTYPKRTTKTHPTLRDFNFTNFFKHLRNNGQKAKLKSIFHYYDYLEKENALDGKLVISRQVMSSKQWLTIEDWLESNVPLCPLMIRHEGRLERVEPETKVLRVCFASTKFGGGVLDGDVTQETVHIATHPEMLAAILSVEALEDNEALIVEGVRHMSRINDPRNKATFEALAKPNVVTVCCIDPEDYSALPLAQFEEDNVLREMNKSLLGFRQRYVPSSPTDPIGRSEMDPDGALSSRRLSPIGESFSSTPPETDADDKAVSSSGNPLNHESIKQEKSVSAERNKYDDSATESHGRPNGKSVRSSSPQKSGKETSCTTRRNRFIVLGSSGEVLPVTRKSLGQMSVYSSCNSQSTDSFHSAKDVIEEDPEEEEQRLSKRYSSQLDTPERRGTFAQRLRDALKRESTATGGAASSNTSSGESSYAVGISVSGSHVYDQDIKVKRGGSRGFVLRDETVDEEFLKESLEAEQKWLGRFRQNQSTLQRRDTSASSRYSFSTEYNSDFCSELEEVYEQLAKWLEDPIAADESRELDARDRAVVRFAGSLLKRALSESFAGVPVQEGEPQPLIDSVDVNQRHKLALAVRSLSLELARQKNRRQQSVSESEDVENYEDALSNRTMSKEVKDIQRKKLRTVTFTSEVFQTLVDDKTTVYLSNPVSLSTSGPIKDKLAQEFESHVTLDIPRDSSPQSGGLLSVVTGNWGCGSRLKGDPQLKLVVQWLAASLAGVPKLIYYTAGNPRLSKRMILQLDTVSRVLMDRHWSVGDLAAATLRFSLQIMEERMEGRNTLFEEIIGMDKPSP from the exons ATGGCTCTGGTGATGCTACCCTGCGACCTGCCATGGTGGCCGGCCGTGGTCAAGCAGTTGGATCGCGCGGCCGCTGCCAGAAACTCGGAGAATCTCATCGAAGCGATGCAACGCTTGCACGACATGTGCAA TATAAGCCTCGATCCCGAGGAAGATTCACAAGATCCGGAGCTGTTTTCCGAACTGGCCACGTTCCTCAACAAGGATCTCGACTCGGCGGAACGGGAACACGTGCTCACGAAAACGATACCTCGAATGGTGGATCGAGCTAAAGCGTTGAGATCTTGCAAACCCCCGCATGGCTTGCATTTTAGTCTCCAGCAACAAG GTGACTGCATCGAGTACAGCTACGGCTTCGTCTCCTCTTTGATCGCGAACGCCTTCTTCTCTACATACCCGAAAAGAACCACAAAAACGCATCCGACTTTGCGCGACTTCAACTTCACCAACTTTTTTAAGCACCTTCGAAA TAACGGACAGAAAGCGAAACTGAAaagtatatttcattattacgaTTATCTCGAAAAGGAGAATGCTTTAGACGGTAAATTGGTGATCTCCAGGCAG GTGATGTCGTCCAAGCAATGGCTGACCATCGAAGATTGGCTGGAGAGTAACGTACCCCTCTGTCCTCTGATGATAAGGCACGAGGGACGATTGGAGAGGGTGGAACCGGAAACGAAAGTATTGCGCGTTTGCTTCGCGAGCACGAAGTTTGGCGGCGGCGTGCTTGACGGTGATGTTACGCAAGAAACTGTACAT ATAGCGACTCATCCGGAGATGCTCGCTGCGATACTGTCGGTCGAGGCCCTAGAAGACAATGAGGCACTGATAGTCGAGGGTGTCAGACACATGTCTCGAATAAATGATCCTCGCAATAAAGCTACGTTCGAAGCTCTGGCGAAACCTAATGTC GTAACGGTTTGCTGCATCGACCCGGAGGATTACTCGGCGTTGCCCTTGGCGCAATTCGAAGAGGACAACGTGTTGCGAGAAATGAACAAATCTTTGCTCGGATTTCGTCAAAGATATGTGCCGAGTAGCCCAACGGATCCCATCGGAAGATCGGAAATGGATCCGGACGGTGCTCTGAGTTCTCGCAGGTTGTCTCCCATCGGGGAAAGCTTCAGCAGCACTCCGCCGGAAACGGATGCCGACGACAAGGCGGTGTCGTCGTCAGGGAATCCATTAAATCACGAATCCATTAAACAAG AGAAATCCGTGTCGGCTGAACGGAATAAATACGACGATAGTGCAACGGAATCGCACGGAAGGCCAAACGGAAAATCCGTAAGATCGTCGAGCCCTCAAAAGTCGGGCAAAGAAACTAGCTGCACGACCAGAAGGAATCGATTCATAGTTCTTGGCTCGAGTGGCGAAGTTTTGCCGGTTACAAGGAAGTCGCTCGGTCAAATGTCGGTTTACAGCAGTTGCAACAGTCAGAGCACGGACAGCTTTCATAGTGCGAAAGACGTGATAGAGGAAGACCCTG AAGAGGAAGAACAAAGGTTGAGCAAGCGATACAGCAGCCAGTTGGACACACCGGAAAGGAGAGGTACGTTTGCTCAGCGTTTGAGAGACGCTTTGAAACGCGAGAGCACAGCCACCGGTGGTGCAGCCTCCTCGAATACATCCTCCGGAGAGAGTAGCTACGCCGTAGGAATAAGCGTGTCCGGAAGTCACGTTTACGACCAGGATATCAA GGTAAAACGAGGTGGCTCGAGAGGTTTCGTTCTCAGAGACGAAACTGTGGATGAAGAGTTTCTGAAGGAATCACTGGAAGCGGAACAAAAGTGGCTAGGCAGATTCCGACAGAATCAATCGACACTTCAACGGAGAGATACGAGTGCTAGTAGTAGATACAGTTTCAGTACCGAATACAATTCTG ATTTTTGTTCGGAGCTCGAGGAAGTATACGAGCAACTAGCAAAATGGTTAGAAGATCCCATAGCGGCGGACGAATCGCGTGAATTAGACGCGAGGGACAGGGCGGTAGTTAGATTCGCGGGCTCGTTGTTAAAGAGAGCTCTCAGCGAATCGTTTGCTGGCGTCCCGGTACAGGAGGGTGAACCTCAACCCCTCATTGATTCAGTCGACGTAAATCAGAGGCACAAGTTAGCTTTGGCAGTGCGAAGTTTGAGTTTAGAGCTAGCCCGTCAAAAAAATAGGAGACAGCAATCA GTCTCAGAATCGGAAGACGTAGAGAATTACGAAGATGCTTTAAGTAATCGTACGATGTCGAAAGAGGTAAAGGATATCCAACGTAAAAAACTTAGAACGGTAACGTTCACGTCCGAAGTTTTTCAAACATTGGTCGATGACAAGACTACCGTATATCTGTCTAATCCTGTTTCTTTAAGTACATCTGGACCCATAAAGGATAAACTAGCGCAAGAATTCGAATCGCATGTTACACTTGAC atacCAAGAGACAGTAGTCCGCAATCCGGCGGATTGTTATCTGTCGTGACTGGAAACTGGGGATGCGGATCTCGATTAAAAGGGGACCCCCAGTTGAAGCTTGTTGTTCAATGGCTCGCCGCTTCTTTAGCGGGCGTGCCGAAATTGATTTACTACACTGCGGGAAATCCAAGACTATCGAAG AGAATGATTCTTCAGTTAGATACCGTGAGCAGGGTCCTGATGGATAGGCATTGGTCGGTTGGCGATTTAGCTGCTGCTACCTTGAGATTTTCCTTGCAAATCATGGAGGAAAGAATGGAGGGAAGGAACACATTGTTCGAGGAGATAATCGGTATGGACAAACCGAGTCCTTAG
- the Csn6 gene encoding COP9 signalosome subunit 6 isoform X3, whose protein sequence is MEVDENNAAGPSETPMEVDDDNAEKISTTSTNPSSGVKVMASSGTVGSVSISLHPLVIMNVSEHWTRLRAQEGTDQLVYGALIGKQKGRNIEIMNSFELMFTCIGDDVIIDRDYYNTKEEQFKQVFSEMDFLGWYTTGDMPNERDIRVHRQLCEINESPVLLKLDPRPNNTDQLSVSMYESVIDLVNGEATMLFVPLTYTLATEEAERIGVDHVARMCSNDQAESSLVAEHLAAQHSAIKMLNSRVKLVLKYVEAVESGEIEGNHEVLRAACSLGHRLPVLNNPKFKADFYNQCNDFGLMTYLGIITKGCNNINQFVNKFNILYDRQGVGRRLRCHFL, encoded by the exons ATGGAAGTTGACGAAAACAATGCAGCAGGTCCATCAGAGACACCAATGGAAGTTGATGATGACAATGCTGAAAAAATTTCTACCACCTCGACAAATCCTTCTAGTGGCGTCAAAGTAATGGCATCTTCTGGTACTGTTGGATCTGTATCAATTAGTTTGCATCCTTTGGTTATAATGAATGTTAGTGAACATTGGACTAGACTTCGTGCTCAAGAAGGAACAGATCAATTGG TATATGGAGCATTGATTGGTAAACAGAAGGGacgtaatatagaaattatgaaTTCCTTTGAACTTATGTTCACATGCATTGGGGATGATGTTATAATCGACagagattattataataccaaAGAAGAGCAATTTAAGCAAGTGTTTAGCGAAATGGATTTTTTGGGGTGGTACACAACAGGAGATATGCCTAATGAAAGGGATATTAGAGTACACAGACAGCTTTGCGAAATCAATGAAAGTCCTGTGTTATTAAAACTTGATCCCAGACCAAATAACACAGAC CAATTGTCCGTATCTATGTATGAGTCTGTAATTGATTTGGTAAATGGAGAAGCTACCATGTTATTTGTTCCATTAACTTATACGCTGGCAACAGAAGAGGCAGAAAGAATCGGTGTCGATCATGTAGCAAGAATGTGCAGTAATGATCAAGCTGAAAGCTCATTAG TTGCGGAGCATCTAGCTGCACAGCATAGTGCTATAAAGATGCTAAATTCGCGGGTGAAATTGGTATTAAAATACGTAGAGGCAGTAGAGAGTGGTGAAATAGAAGGAAATCACGAAGTGCTTAGAGCCGCTTGTTCTTTGGGACATCGATTACCAGTTTTAAATAATCCAAAATTCAAAGCTGATTTCTATAAT CAATGCAACGATTTTGGTTTGATGACTTATCTTGGCATCATAACGAAAGgttgcaacaatattaatcaatttgttaataaattcaatattttgtacgATAGACAAGGAGTAGGCCGTCGTCTACGATGTCACTTTCTGTGA